In a single window of the Bacillus rossius redtenbacheri isolate Brsri chromosome 8, Brsri_v3, whole genome shotgun sequence genome:
- the LOC134535002 gene encoding phosphoethanolamine/phosphocholine phosphatase-like → MSSPKLLAVFDFDHTIVDEDTFFTVHEALHTGKMTKEQDDGCTRARSYMPYERAVFRAMHRAGVTREHVRRVVQALPAVPDMEDAVRFLHRAGAELVILSDSNSVLVDDWLEGAGLRHAFARVLTNPARYDPDGCLCIEDHHRQDSCALSTTNLCKGLVLDEYVRERAEQGATFSRIAYVGDGTNDLCPALRLSPGDLVFPREGFAFHDLVMKGAGQAIKASVHPWSSGKHILGVLADYVDSS, encoded by the coding sequence ATGTCCAGCCCCAAGCTCCTGGCAGTGTTCGACTTCGACCACACCATCGTGGACGAGGACACCTTCTTCACGGTGCACGAGGCCCTGCACACAGGCAAGATGACCAAGGAGCAGGACGACGGCTGCACGCGGGCGCGCAGCTACATGCCGTACGAGCGGGCCGTGTTCCGCGCCATGCACCGCGCCGGCGTCACCCGGGAGCACGTCAGGCGCGTGGTGCAGGCCCTCCCGGCCGTGCCCGACATGGAGGACGCCGTGCGCTTCCTGCACCGCGCCGGCGCCGAGCTGGTGATCCTGTCCGACTCCAACTCCGTCCTCGTCGACGACTGGCTGGAGGGCGCGGGCCTGCGGCACGCGTTCGCCCGCGTCCTCACCAACCCCGCCCGCTACGACCCGGACGGCTGCCTCTGCATCGAGGACCACCACCGCCAGGACTCGTGCGCGCTCAGCACGACCAACCTCTGCAAGGGCCTCGTCCTGGACGAGTACGTGCGGGAGCGTGCAGAGCAGGGCGCGACCTTCTCGCGCATCGCGTATGTGGGGGACGGCACCAACGACCTGTGCCCCGCGCTGCGCCTCTCGCCCGGCGACCTGGTGTTCCCCCGCGAGGGCTTCGCCTTCCACGACCTGGTCATGAAGGGTGCCGGCCAGGCCATCAAGGCTTCCGTCCACCCGTGGAGCTCCGGCAAGCACATCCTCGGAGTGCTGGCGGACTACGTCGACAGCAGTTGA